In Streptococcus uberis, a single window of DNA contains:
- a CDS encoding replication initiation and membrane attachment family protein, which translates to MMKPIDTFYYIKHNQVQVNVGSLIQLYFPIIGGDAFALYHYFTQFFDNGSRSHKLTEVLNHLQFGMPRLEEALSLLTALDLLSLYQFSDHYLIKINPPLDKDTFLSNPVYKSLLEKEIGELALSDMMMTVPYEAREMSKSFSEVFGSKITTSEAMTKAKAYVPKIHFDLDSFKNLMIRDGLQFEDEKSDIVQLYSLMEQYKMTWFDLYQLAKETAINGKIAPSRLLVKKQESQHISVDTAQFTAAEQIILKEAKNDTALIFLEKIKNARHARVTKDERELLISLAKMNFLDEVINVMVLYTFNKTKSANLQKNYLLKIANDFSYQRVTRAEDAILKMRTFEERKLQSTASTKKVTKSNVPAWSNPDYKESTSPEQQAELDRFKEEALKRLENLSKGGE; encoded by the coding sequence ATGATGAAACCCATTGATACTTTTTATTACATCAAACATAATCAGGTACAAGTAAATGTAGGAAGTCTCATACAACTTTATTTCCCTATTATTGGTGGGGATGCTTTTGCACTCTATCATTACTTCACGCAATTTTTTGATAACGGCAGCAGAAGTCATAAATTGACAGAAGTTTTAAATCACTTGCAATTTGGAATGCCGCGGTTAGAAGAAGCTCTTTCCTTATTGACAGCTTTAGATTTATTATCTCTATATCAATTTTCAGATCATTACTTAATAAAAATTAATCCTCCATTGGACAAGGATACTTTCTTGTCAAATCCGGTATATAAAAGCTTGTTAGAAAAGGAAATTGGAGAATTAGCTCTTAGCGACATGATGATGACGGTGCCTTATGAAGCCCGTGAAATGTCTAAATCTTTTTCGGAAGTCTTTGGATCAAAAATCACAACAAGTGAGGCAATGACAAAGGCAAAAGCTTATGTACCAAAAATTCACTTCGATCTGGATAGTTTCAAAAATCTAATGATCAGGGACGGCCTTCAGTTTGAGGATGAAAAGAGTGATATTGTTCAATTATATTCCCTTATGGAACAATACAAAATGACCTGGTTTGATCTTTATCAATTGGCTAAAGAAACGGCCATAAATGGTAAAATAGCACCGTCAAGACTTCTAGTCAAAAAACAAGAAAGCCAACATATATCAGTAGATACTGCTCAGTTTACGGCTGCAGAGCAAATTATTCTTAAAGAAGCTAAGAATGATACAGCTCTTATTTTTCTAGAAAAGATAAAAAATGCTAGACATGCAAGGGTGACCAAAGATGAAAGAGAACTCTTAATTTCTTTGGCAAAAATGAATTTTTTAGATGAAGTTATCAATGTCATGGTTCTTTATACCTTCAATAAAACCAAGTCAGCTAACTTGCAGAAAAATTACCTCTTAAAAATAGCAAATGATTTTTCTTATCAAAGAGTTACTCGAGCAGAAGATGCCATTTTAAAAATGCGAACTTTTGAGGAACGTAAGTTACAAAGCACAGCTTCCACCAAGAAAGTAACTAAAAGCAACGTCCCGGCATGGAGTAATCCGGATTACAAAGAATCCACAAGTCCGGAGCAGCAAGCAGAGCTAGACCGTTTCAAAGAAGAAGCACTAAAACGATTAGAAAATTTAAGTAAAGGCGGTGAATAA
- a CDS encoding PrsW family glutamic-type intramembrane protease yields the protein MSLFFGIFVIGQISGWININVTNLLNQLFPHSDFIKNWTPSISPPLFEEVLKFLLAIIIILLAKIHNIWHCLIIGLAVGLGFQISEDYTYLIAAIVDKQSPITEAFSRVEFGLATHWLMTSLMIGSYFLKQQSKAQKWAINLFILCPIFLHIAWNSPYTDHSILVKMVLFMFSWIIYITLLFKIHQANPIFSRVK from the coding sequence ATGTCACTATTCTTTGGTATTTTTGTCATTGGACAAATTTCTGGTTGGATTAATATCAATGTCACTAATCTTTTAAATCAGCTTTTCCCACATTCAGATTTCATCAAGAACTGGACACCAAGTATTTCGCCACCATTATTTGAAGAAGTCCTAAAATTCTTACTTGCAATCATTATCATACTTCTTGCAAAAATTCATAATATTTGGCATTGTCTAATTATTGGACTAGCTGTTGGACTCGGTTTTCAAATCTCCGAAGATTATACCTATTTGATTGCAGCAATAGTTGACAAACAATCTCCAATAACTGAAGCATTTTCCAGAGTTGAATTCGGACTTGCTACTCATTGGTTGATGACCAGTTTGATGATTGGAAGTTACTTTTTGAAACAGCAGTCCAAAGCTCAAAAATGGGCTATTAATCTTTTTATCCTTTGTCCTATCTTCCTTCATATTGCATGGAACAGTCCATATACTGATCATAGTATTTTAGTTAAAATGGTGCTATTTATGTTTTCTTGGATAATATACATTACCTTACTATTTAAAATCCATCAGGCTAATCCCATTTTTTCCAGAGTAAAATAG
- a CDS encoding DEAD/DEAH box helicase, with product MARLIPGRIRNQGIDLFDKGLVSINHEKKGLISAQVDSYQVSYGIEDSMISCQCSFFETKKYCQHIAALEHFMKNSQEGKTLLTRLTDQNKEKDEVDKMTSFGSLFLDSLKMNEDDTISYKLSAVGSRSPFSSDFWWSLKIKRLPDQRTYVIRDIRGFLSIVEKEGYYQIGKNYYEPLSLIQFDIVSQELIQFLWRLAPNFEKTENSLLFPNHARNLYLPCGFFEEGIRLLTDLEDFSFEGPQKTYSHVWVRPLDNQFDLFCFHVEVHRKSIELQIKEKAMQFLFDNEYILFQDTFYHLDLKQRKMVAAIRSLPIQADLTKHVHFDLDDQAKLAASLLDFKELGTVTAPKSFDIRDFDVTFQFSLEDAKTIQLQLIFDFGTIQVRGKADLDQLPFASNYKKEEKIYRSLKQFGFRGHFISRYEFHDAHDLFDFFMQTLPHFETLGKVTITEQLEALRFTQSPQIIVDKMGSLLDISFDFSSVFESDIDQAMRALLSNKPYFVSEKGQLVIFDDNTQKISKSLQELRAKQGSNGHIQVDGIAALQVTQMFNGMENVQLTQEIAELVMDLTHPENFDLPKLSVNATLRDYQIHGIKWMSTLDKYGFGGILADDMGLGKTLQTITFLATKMTSETKVLILTPSSLLYNWLDEFEKFLPQSDVAVAYGLKQYRDQVISENHQITITSYASFRQDFDRYQDDTFDYLILDEAQVIKNAQTKIAQSLRHFNVKNCFALSGTPIENKLLEIWSIFQIVLPGLLPSKKDFQKMKAKEVSKRVRPFVLRRKKEDVLPELPDLIEITYTNEMSDDQKAIYLAQLRHMQDRIKNASDADINRQKIEILSGITRLRQICDTPSLFTEYDGDSGKLESLRTLLLQVKENGHRALIFSQFKGMLEIAEKELEEMGLNSYKITGSTPANERQEMTRAFNNGSKDAFLISLKAGGVGLNLTGADTVVLIDLWWNPAVEMQAISRAHRIGQDDNVEVYRLITRGTIEEKILALQETKRNLVTTVLDGDESRAHLTVEDIKEILGIS from the coding sequence ATGGCTAGATTAATTCCAGGACGTATCAGAAATCAAGGAATTGACCTTTTTGATAAAGGTCTTGTCTCCATTAATCATGAAAAAAAGGGTTTGATTAGTGCCCAAGTTGATTCTTACCAAGTCAGCTATGGTATTGAGGACAGTATGATTTCATGTCAGTGTTCTTTTTTTGAAACTAAAAAATATTGTCAACATATTGCGGCATTAGAACATTTTATGAAAAATAGTCAAGAAGGTAAAACCCTATTGACACGGTTAACTGACCAAAATAAAGAAAAAGATGAAGTAGACAAAATGACATCCTTTGGAAGTTTATTTCTAGACTCTTTAAAGATGAATGAGGATGATACAATTTCCTATAAACTTTCAGCAGTTGGTAGTAGGAGCCCCTTTTCATCAGATTTTTGGTGGAGTTTAAAAATCAAGCGTCTACCTGATCAAAGAACTTATGTAATCCGTGATATTAGAGGCTTTTTATCAATTGTGGAGAAAGAGGGCTATTATCAGATTGGAAAAAATTACTATGAACCTCTGTCATTAATTCAATTTGATATAGTAAGTCAGGAACTCATCCAATTTTTATGGCGTCTTGCACCAAATTTTGAAAAAACTGAAAATAGTCTCTTATTCCCCAATCATGCAAGAAATCTTTATTTGCCCTGCGGTTTTTTTGAAGAAGGCATCCGCTTGCTAACAGACTTAGAAGATTTTTCATTTGAAGGGCCACAAAAAACTTACTCACACGTTTGGGTAAGACCTTTAGATAATCAATTCGATTTATTTTGTTTCCATGTAGAAGTTCATCGAAAATCCATTGAATTGCAGATTAAAGAAAAAGCGATGCAATTTTTGTTTGATAATGAATATATCTTATTTCAGGATACCTTTTATCACCTTGATTTAAAACAACGGAAAATGGTAGCCGCGATTAGGAGTTTACCGATTCAAGCCGATTTGACAAAACATGTCCATTTTGACTTAGATGATCAGGCAAAGTTGGCAGCAAGTTTACTTGATTTTAAGGAGTTAGGGACTGTTACGGCACCAAAAAGTTTTGATATTAGAGATTTTGATGTCACCTTTCAGTTTTCCTTAGAAGATGCAAAAACGATACAGTTGCAGTTAATCTTTGATTTTGGAACTATCCAAGTTAGGGGTAAAGCAGATTTGGATCAGTTGCCATTTGCTAGCAACTACAAAAAAGAAGAGAAAATTTATCGTTCCTTGAAACAGTTTGGTTTTAGAGGTCATTTTATTTCCCGCTATGAGTTTCATGATGCCCATGATCTTTTTGATTTTTTCATGCAAACATTGCCTCATTTTGAAACCTTGGGTAAGGTCACAATAACAGAACAATTGGAAGCTTTAAGATTTACCCAATCCCCTCAGATAATAGTTGATAAAATGGGGAGCCTTTTAGATATTTCTTTTGATTTTTCAAGTGTATTTGAAAGTGATATTGATCAAGCGATGAGGGCACTTTTATCCAATAAACCGTATTTCGTTAGTGAAAAAGGTCAATTAGTTATCTTTGATGATAATACTCAAAAAATTAGTAAATCGTTGCAAGAATTGCGGGCCAAACAAGGATCAAATGGCCATATACAAGTAGATGGTATTGCTGCTCTCCAGGTGACGCAAATGTTTAATGGCATGGAAAATGTTCAATTGACCCAAGAAATTGCGGAACTTGTGATGGATTTGACCCATCCAGAGAATTTTGACCTACCAAAGCTGTCAGTTAATGCTACCCTTAGGGATTACCAAATTCATGGTATTAAATGGATGTCAACGTTGGATAAATATGGTTTTGGAGGTATCCTAGCAGATGATATGGGATTAGGTAAAACGTTGCAGACCATTACTTTTTTGGCAACGAAAATGACTTCGGAAACAAAAGTCCTTATTTTGACGCCGTCCAGTCTTTTGTATAATTGGTTGGATGAATTTGAAAAATTTTTACCACAATCAGACGTTGCAGTGGCTTATGGCTTAAAGCAATATCGTGATCAAGTTATTTCTGAAAATCATCAAATTACGATAACCAGTTATGCCTCTTTTAGGCAAGATTTCGACCGTTATCAAGATGATACTTTTGACTATTTGATTTTAGATGAAGCTCAGGTAATTAAAAATGCACAAACTAAAATTGCCCAAAGTTTAAGACATTTTAATGTTAAAAATTGTTTTGCACTTTCTGGGACGCCAATTGAAAATAAATTATTAGAAATTTGGTCCATTTTCCAAATTGTATTACCAGGTCTTTTACCTTCAAAAAAAGACTTTCAAAAAATGAAGGCAAAAGAAGTGTCAAAACGGGTTCGTCCATTTGTTTTACGTCGGAAAAAAGAAGATGTTTTACCGGAATTACCTGATTTAATTGAAATCACTTATACCAATGAAATGTCTGATGATCAAAAGGCGATTTATTTGGCACAATTGCGTCACATGCAAGATCGCATTAAAAATGCCTCAGATGCTGATATTAATAGACAAAAAATTGAAATATTATCAGGGATAACACGTTTACGTCAAATTTGTGATACCCCTAGTCTTTTTACGGAATATGATGGTGATTCTGGCAAATTAGAAAGCTTAAGGACACTATTACTACAAGTTAAAGAAAATGGTCATAGAGCATTGATATTTTCACAATTTAAAGGCATGCTAGAAATTGCTGAAAAGGAATTAGAAGAGATGGGATTGAATTCCTACAAAATAACGGGTTCAACTCCTGCAAATGAAAGACAGGAAATGACAAGAGCTTTCAATAATGGCTCGAAAGATGCTTTTTTGATTTCTCTAAAAGCTGGAGGTGTTGGACTAAATTTAACGGGGGCGGATACTGTTGTTCTGATTGATTTATGGTGGAATCCAGCTGTAGAAATGCAGGCCATCAGCCGTGCTCATCGCATTGGGCAAGATGACAATGTCGAAGTCTATCGTCTCATTACGCGAGGAACTATTGAAGAAAAGATCCTTGCCTTACAAGAAACAAAACGTAACTTAGTCACAACTGTTTTAGATGGTGATGAAAGTAGAGCTCACTTAACTGTTGAGGATATAAAAGAGATATTGGGAATCTCGTAA
- the nrdR gene encoding transcriptional regulator NrdR → MRCPKCNYNKSSVVDSRQAEDGNTIRRRRECEKCHTRFTTFERLEELPLLVVKKDGTREQFSRDKILNGVVQSAQKRPVSSTDIENLISRIEQKVRANYENEVSSTAIGNLVMEELAELDEITYVRFASVYKSFKDVDEIEALLQQITNRVRGKKKSSIDDETH, encoded by the coding sequence GTGCGTTGTCCGAAATGTAATTATAATAAATCAAGTGTTGTTGATAGTCGTCAAGCCGAAGATGGAAATACGATTAGACGTCGCCGAGAATGTGAAAAATGTCATACAAGATTTACGACTTTTGAACGTCTTGAAGAACTCCCATTACTCGTGGTAAAAAAAGATGGTACTCGTGAACAGTTCTCGAGAGATAAAATTTTAAATGGTGTCGTTCAAAGTGCACAAAAAAGACCAGTTTCTAGTACTGATATCGAAAATTTGATCTCTCGTATTGAGCAAAAAGTTCGTGCAAATTACGAAAATGAGGTCTCAAGCACAGCTATTGGGAATCTGGTCATGGAAGAATTGGCGGAGTTAGATGAAATAACCTATGTTCGTTTTGCTAGTGTCTACAAAAGTTTTAAGGACGTGGACGAAATTGAAGCATTATTGCAACAAATTACTAACCGTGTCCGTGGAAAAAAGAAGAGTAGTATAGATGATGAAACCCATTGA
- a CDS encoding HAMP domain-containing sensor histidine kinase, giving the protein MKKEIQKKQKYKRSLPKRLSNLFFVLFFCIFSAFTLIAYYSTDYFLVKKEKQSLTQTVNLVRVRLSEVDSNFSFDNLAEVLYKNDKSNLKIDSSGDSDIIRSHRDITNILDAKQEIYIYNVEKRMIFTTDDEEFSYQLEGPLNKVFTDAVENQYRGFSIIKKVYSKKTQKVIGYVQIYQDLEDYYVIRARLLLWLIFVELFGTCLAYLIIYFSTRKFLEPIKNLHEVMRNISKNPNNLALRAHIQSGDEIEELSIIFDNMLDKVENYTTLQSRFISDVSHELRTPVAIIKGHIGLLQRWGKDDHDILEESLSATAHEADRMAIMINDMLDMIRVQGSFEGHQHDTTQLESSIETVIGNFRVLKEDFTFNWTPRDSKTLARIYKNHFEQALMILIDNAIKYSRNEKVISVDLDCDDQYAILKVSDRGEGISEEDIKHIFERFYRTDKSRNRTSTQAGLGIGLSILQQIVEGYHLSMKVESQLNQGSTFIIFIPLAQQKGIE; this is encoded by the coding sequence ATGAAAAAAGAAATTCAGAAGAAACAAAAGTATAAAAGGTCACTTCCAAAACGACTTTCTAATTTATTCTTTGTCCTCTTTTTCTGTATTTTCTCTGCCTTTACTCTGATTGCTTATTATTCAACCGACTATTTTTTAGTCAAAAAAGAAAAGCAGTCATTGACACAAACCGTTAATTTAGTTAGAGTTCGTCTTTCGGAGGTGGACTCTAATTTTTCATTTGATAACCTGGCAGAAGTTTTATATAAAAATGATAAGAGTAATTTAAAGATTGACTCATCAGGTGATTCTGATATTATTAGAAGTCATAGAGATATAACTAATATATTAGATGCAAAACAAGAAATCTATATTTATAATGTAGAGAAACGGATGATTTTTACAACAGATGATGAAGAATTTTCTTATCAATTAGAAGGCCCACTAAATAAAGTCTTTACTGATGCTGTTGAAAATCAATACCGTGGCTTTTCAATCATCAAAAAAGTTTATTCTAAGAAAACGCAAAAAGTAATAGGTTATGTGCAAATCTATCAAGATTTAGAAGACTATTATGTTATTCGGGCTCGCTTACTGCTATGGTTGATTTTTGTGGAATTATTTGGCACATGCTTAGCCTATCTCATCATTTATTTTTCAACTCGAAAATTTTTAGAACCGATTAAAAATCTACATGAGGTTATGAGAAATATTTCCAAAAATCCCAATAACTTGGCCTTGCGTGCTCATATACAATCTGGTGATGAGATTGAGGAGTTGTCTATCATTTTTGATAACATGTTAGACAAGGTGGAAAATTATACGACCTTACAATCACGATTTATTAGTGATGTCAGTCATGAGTTGAGAACACCAGTTGCTATTATTAAAGGTCATATTGGTCTCCTTCAGAGGTGGGGAAAAGATGATCATGACATTTTAGAAGAGAGTCTTTCGGCAACCGCACATGAAGCAGACCGCATGGCTATTATGATAAATGACATGTTGGATATGATACGTGTTCAGGGGAGTTTTGAAGGTCATCAACACGATACCACACAATTGGAATCTTCTATTGAGACGGTTATTGGTAATTTCAGAGTCTTAAAAGAGGACTTCACCTTTAACTGGACACCAAGGGACAGCAAGACGCTTGCTAGAATTTATAAAAATCATTTTGAACAAGCTTTAATGATTTTAATCGATAATGCTATTAAGTATTCAAGAAATGAAAAAGTTATTTCAGTTGATTTAGACTGTGATGACCAATATGCTATATTGAAAGTATCTGATCGAGGTGAAGGCATCTCAGAAGAAGATATCAAGCATATCTTTGAACGTTTCTATCGAACGGATAAATCACGAAATAGAACTAGTACTCAGGCTGGATTAGGAATTGGCTTATCCATTCTTCAACAAATTGTCGAAGGCTATCATCTATCCATGAAAGTTGAAAGTCAGTTGAATCAAGGTTCTACTTTTATTATTTTCATCCCATTAGCTCAGCAAAAAGGGATTGAATAA
- the der gene encoding ribosome biogenesis GTPase Der, producing the protein MVLPTVAIVGRPNVGKSTLFNRIAGERISIVEDVEGVTRDRIYATGEWLNRKFSIIDTGGIDDVDAPFMEQIKHQAQIAMDEADVIVFVVSGKEGVTDADEYVAKMLYRTNKPVILAVNKVDNPEMRNDIYDFYALGLGDPYPASSVHGIGTGDILDAIIEKLPVEEEEINDNTIRFSLIGRPNVGKSSLINAILGEERVIASPVAGTTRDAIDTHFTDQDGQEYNMIDTAGMRKSGKVYENTEKYSVMRAMRAIDRSDVVLLVINAEEGIREYDKRIAGFAHEAGKGMIIVVNKWDLLEKDNHTVAKWEADIRDQFQFLSYAPIIFVSALTKQRLNKLPELIKKISESQNKRIPSAVLNDVIMDAIAINPTPTDKGKRLKIFYATQVSVKPPTFVIFVNEEELMHFSYLRFLENQIRAAFTFEGTPIHLIARKRK; encoded by the coding sequence ATGGTTTTACCTACAGTTGCCATTGTTGGACGTCCAAATGTTGGCAAGTCCACACTATTTAACAGAATTGCAGGAGAACGCATTTCCATCGTCGAAGACGTGGAAGGTGTAACACGTGACCGGATTTATGCGACGGGAGAATGGCTTAACCGTAAGTTTTCGATAATAGATACTGGTGGTATTGATGACGTTGATGCACCGTTTATGGAGCAAATTAAGCATCAAGCACAGATTGCTATGGACGAAGCGGATGTCATTGTATTTGTAGTATCTGGTAAAGAAGGTGTAACGGATGCTGACGAGTATGTAGCAAAAATGCTCTACCGAACGAATAAGCCTGTTATTTTAGCGGTTAATAAGGTTGATAATCCAGAAATGCGTAATGATATTTATGATTTTTATGCACTTGGATTAGGAGATCCTTACCCAGCTTCATCTGTTCATGGTATTGGTACTGGTGATATATTAGATGCTATCATCGAAAAGTTACCAGTTGAAGAAGAAGAAATTAATGATAATACCATACGTTTCAGTTTGATTGGACGTCCAAATGTTGGTAAATCAAGCTTGATAAATGCCATCCTTGGTGAAGAAAGGGTCATTGCTAGTCCAGTAGCTGGAACGACACGTGATGCTATAGATACACATTTTACAGATCAAGATGGCCAAGAATACAATATGATTGATACAGCAGGTATGCGTAAATCTGGTAAAGTATATGAGAATACTGAAAAGTATTCAGTTATGCGTGCTATGAGAGCCATTGATCGTTCGGATGTTGTTCTATTAGTCATTAATGCGGAAGAGGGGATTCGGGAATACGATAAGCGTATTGCAGGCTTTGCTCATGAAGCCGGAAAAGGGATGATTATTGTCGTAAACAAATGGGATTTACTTGAAAAAGACAATCATACTGTGGCAAAATGGGAAGCTGATATTCGCGACCAATTCCAATTTCTATCATATGCACCGATTATTTTTGTATCGGCACTTACCAAACAACGTCTGAATAAATTACCAGAATTGATTAAAAAAATTAGTGAGTCTCAGAATAAACGTATCCCATCTGCTGTACTTAATGACGTTATTATGGATGCTATCGCTATTAATCCGACGCCAACTGATAAAGGCAAACGTCTTAAAATTTTCTATGCTACCCAAGTATCCGTTAAACCGCCGACATTTGTTATTTTTGTAAATGAGGAAGAATTGATGCACTTTTCATACCTTCGTTTCTTAGAAAATCAGATTCGTGCAGCTTTTACCTTTGAAGGAACACCAATTCATTTGATTGCACGGAAACGCAAATAA
- the dnaI gene encoding primosomal protein DnaI, which yields MEKIGNTISKLHQANRGNSEQLIENILSDPEVADFISSHHLTQDEIRLSLSKFNQFLVERQKYQTNDNAYIAKGYAPILVMNEGYADVSYLETKELIEAKRKAAISERINLVNLPKSYRHIKMSDFDINNASRMRAMSEILDFVENYPSAGQKGLYLYGDMGIGKSYMMAAMARELSEKKGVSTTLLHFPTFTIDVKNAISSGSVKEEIDAVKSVPVLILDDIGAEQATSWVRDEVLQVILQYRMLEELPTFFTSNYSLSDLERKWANIKGNDETWQAKRVMERVRYLAREFHLEGVNRR from the coding sequence ATGGAAAAGATTGGAAACACCATCAGTAAGTTGCATCAAGCTAATCGAGGAAATTCCGAACAGCTTATTGAAAACATTCTGTCAGATCCAGAGGTCGCTGACTTCATTTCAAGCCATCATTTGACCCAAGATGAGATCCGTCTCAGTTTATCCAAGTTTAATCAGTTTTTAGTTGAAAGACAAAAATATCAAACGAATGATAATGCATACATTGCTAAGGGATATGCCCCGATTTTAGTCATGAATGAGGGGTATGCGGATGTTTCATATCTTGAAACCAAGGAATTGATCGAAGCTAAAAGGAAAGCTGCTATTTCCGAACGGATTAATCTGGTTAACTTGCCTAAATCGTATCGACATATTAAGATGTCAGATTTTGATATTAATAATGCCAGTCGTATGCGCGCCATGTCAGAAATTTTAGATTTTGTGGAAAATTATCCAAGTGCAGGGCAAAAGGGACTTTATTTATATGGCGATATGGGTATTGGCAAATCCTATATGATGGCAGCAATGGCTCGTGAGTTGTCCGAGAAAAAAGGTGTTTCAACAACACTCTTGCACTTTCCAACATTTACCATTGATGTGAAAAATGCGATTTCTTCTGGATCTGTCAAGGAAGAAATTGATGCTGTTAAAAGTGTACCAGTTTTAATTTTAGATGATATTGGTGCCGAACAAGCCACATCCTGGGTGCGAGATGAAGTCTTGCAAGTTATTTTACAATATAGAATGTTAGAAGAATTACCGACCTTTTTCACTTCTAACTATAGTTTAAGTGATTTAGAAAGAAAATGGGCTAATATTAAAGGAAATGACGAGACTTGGCAAGCTAAGCGAGTCATGGAACGTGTTCGCTATTTGGCGCGTGAGTTTCACTTAGAAGGTGTTAATCGTCGTTGA
- a CDS encoding CPBP family glutamic-type intramembrane protease, producing the protein MQKLKYLQIVDVIILTIILFGQAIYSSTLSFLNTKGLGDSTLTYTSSLQNFQMIIFQGILILIALTYLYFRRFDFRQWQCQFSLQSTAIALFLFLTLAIMMDLLFFILDENFRNALFYYPWNFSEGVKHIILQFKNFPLILYAVLNGVYEELFFIGICNYIIPKAKKLIFVLSLIIRISFHTYQGLLSAIGIGLFLGITYFWFYNNKSKNLYPIFLSHTIADILGLSIVRYFIIAV; encoded by the coding sequence TTGCAAAAACTAAAATACTTACAAATAGTAGATGTCATTATTTTAACTATTATTTTATTCGGACAAGCAATTTATTCATCTACTTTATCCTTTTTAAATACTAAAGGTTTAGGTGATTCAACTTTAACTTATACTAGCAGTCTTCAAAATTTTCAAATGATTATTTTTCAAGGAATTTTAATTCTAATTGCTCTCACTTATCTTTACTTTAGAAGATTTGATTTTAGACAGTGGCAGTGTCAGTTTTCTCTACAATCAACTGCAATAGCTTTATTCCTATTTCTGACTTTAGCTATAATGATGGACCTCTTATTTTTTATTCTGGATGAAAATTTCCGAAATGCCCTTTTTTATTATCCCTGGAATTTCTCTGAGGGGGTTAAGCACATTATTCTCCAATTTAAAAACTTTCCTTTAATACTTTATGCTGTATTAAATGGTGTTTATGAAGAATTATTTTTTATTGGTATCTGTAATTATATTATCCCAAAGGCAAAAAAGCTCATTTTTGTTCTTTCGTTAATCATCAGAATCTCTTTTCATACCTACCAAGGGCTCTTATCAGCAATTGGAATTGGTCTTTTTCTCGGAATAACCTACTTTTGGTTTTATAATAATAAATCCAAAAATCTCTATCCTATATTTCTATCACATACAATCGCTGATATATTAGGTTTAAGCATAGTTCGTTATTTTATAATAGCTGTTTAA